Below is a genomic region from Augochlora pura isolate Apur16 chromosome 2, APUR_v2.2.1, whole genome shotgun sequence.
TGATCTATCAATActttaagtatttaataataatgaaatgtaTGATACTGTAATTTGTACtacaaatttatatgaatgcagaaagaattagaaaattgttaagaaataacattttcttgtAGATACATAGAGTGCAATAATTgtgtttattttacaattcaatatcataaatatattattacatatatattcgtATTACTTATACGAGTGTTATTTAAATGCAGCTTATGTATCATttatacatagaaaaattctattgtgATCATAAGATACATATATTgagtacaaataatttattttaatattaataatattattaaagtaaattcatgttataatgattatacttgagtatcataataaattcatctCTATAatttacatgtacatataatttatagatacatttttaatgtttcgttGAAAGGTGATGTGAATATGTTATCaaagaaaactaaatttttttCGTTGGTATGATAAAAAACTAAATGTATGAAGTATTGATTTTAGATTGTAAGTATGAGTTACTATGTgttgattatattaattttgcaagtAATTCATCATGTTTATCCATTTCCACGCCGTCCTAATATTAACTAGTTATAGGATTTAACCAGATAACGTGcactattattttatgtttaatttatataacatataatttgtttcaaaGTCATTGGAGGATTTCATATGGGTATTCGTAGCACCAATAGTGCACAGTGGTAGAAATTGAAtgttcaagaaaataattttaaacgatattttataaaattattttaatgttttatgtaacaaaaacAATTGCAGACTGAgtgcaatataattattaattctgtcCCACATATTTAAGTTTGAGTTTCGAAGGAtatgttctaaaataataactgaATAAATGGCGTTCAAGTTTTTAGAATCTTTTGTAGATaaagattaaattaacatatagacaataaatatatgcCCATTGTGGAAAGATTCCATTTTGAACTTATAatgaacataataataatttttgacatggatgaaatgttaatgtacttccttttgaaatattgaaatgaaacaaactttCACAGAACAATTGTTCGTTCTGTATGATATTGATAAAGCTACTATgtaagaaaattagaaatccTAGCTTTAAtctagatattaaaatatctattattttacaacagTGAATAGTAGTTAGATCATTGACTACAATGTTTTAATGAAGGGTTCCTTTGGTTGTTcctttatagtaaaattaaaaaaagatttatttttacatgtatAAGAAACAATATGAATGCTGAAGCTTTTCTGTATCttaaaacttttttataaagaGATATATAAagcatttttaatgaaacaagaGAACACAAATGGCAGGATATCGTTGAATATGTAGTGATTTCTCTTGATTTTAATTCCGTTTAACaaaattgtgagaaataatattgtgatTAATGTTATGGTAATTGcgttttaaaacaataattacacgAGTCATTAgcatttacttattaattaagGTATTTAGATATGTTATAAgtattcattatataattaatattttgttcgatatatttcctatatatttgtataaagaatgtaataagataaaaatatatatgaataatagaaataatacatCGGAgtacaatgttatttatacatcttaattttgattatataCAAAACTCTTCGGAGCAAGTTTTCAACATGTAGTAATTCAAATATTGCCGCGTTTTTCGTCATTCGTAGATTGCAATTAGCTATGGTGAGTGGCAACACTGCCTCTAAACTGTGGCCAAGGTCTCTAGGTAGGGAGTGGGGAACAAGAAGGTTAAGTCAAATGCTCTGACACGAGTTTCGCATCTGGTTAAGCACTACACGTTCTGTAGCATTGCGTTGTACGGCGTTACGCGATTACTTAGCATATAAGCATAGCTGAGCATAGCACAGCATAACGCATAGCATAGACATAGAGGAGTTAAAGAGAATTAATGGTGCTCGATAATCACAGTGTTCGTAACGGTGATATGTACTCTTGATAGTGAACCTTGAAGTAAGCACTCCCTAAATTTCGAATTTGCTTtctgtatttcatattttcattaaaagaaaattcggtACATAATAAAATGGCACCGCGAACGGAAACAGTAGAAAAGGAAACTTCAGAATTGCCGCAAGAGGTACCTAATAGAGGAATTAAGGCGGTTTTATTGGGGCCACCTGGTAGTGGAAAGGGGACGCAGGTaaaccttttttttccttttgaaaatattatatatacaattcaTTTTCACTTAAGAATGTttgttttctaaattcttctgcatgttttttaatggaattttaatcaattttcaggCTCCACTTTTCAAGAAACGATATTGTGTATGTCACCTTTCCACAGGTGATATGCTTAGAGCAGAGACACAGTCTGGATCTGATCTTGGTAAAGAAATCCAAAAGGTAATAGACGAAGGTAAATTGGTCAGTGATGATCTTGTAGTTAACTTGATCGACCACAATTTGGACAAACCAGAATGCAAACAGGGTTTCCTATTGGATGGCTTTCCCAGAAGCATTACCCAAGCAGAGAAAGTAAGCCGATAACAAATCTTTGTTATTAGAgcattttgcaaaaatttattttttccatatGCGTACTAACAACTTAAtcgattttatagaaatatttgactGAACTtagttagaattattattattatatttttgtttgacTTAAGTAGACTTCTTGACCTTGACATGACATTGAGATAGAAAACATTAAAGCAGttgttaaatacatttttaaatagctCGATGATATGCtaaagaagagaaaaactAAGCTGGACGCTGTGATAGAGTTTGGAATTGCTGATagcttattaataaaaagaatcacAGGTCGTCTGATACATCCTGCAAGCGGTAGATCATATCATGAAGAATTTGCTCCTCCCAAAGTTCCTATGAAAGACGATGTGAGTAATGGTTCTGTTTAATAAGTAACAATGGTTGAGtagagtgaaataaataacagtgtTTATTCTTAATAGATCACTGGGGAGCCATTAATTAGAAGATCTGATGACAATGCGGAGGCATTGAAGAAACGGTTAGCGGTATATCATACACAAACACAACCGTTAATTGATTATTATGCTTTGCAAGGAATTCATTACTATGTTAATGCAACTCAGTctagtaaaaatgtttttaaagatATCGATCGCATctttttacgaaaaattaaacaagatGAAGAGAAGAAAAGTTTTTTTAGCCGATTCTTTTGAGAcgtctaataaaattgttccagaTCATTCTTCTCTTGTAAACGAAGGGCGCCCTGTAGTTAATAGGGTATGCTTAACTTTagtactgaaaataattttttgaagagTGTAGCATTTTAgatgtataattttcaatttaaaaacggTTTACGTGTTTAGAAGTACATAGCTGa
It encodes:
- the Ak2 gene encoding adenylate kinase 2, whose amino-acid sequence is MAPRTETVEKETSELPQEVPNRGIKAVLLGPPGSGKGTQAPLFKKRYCVCHLSTGDMLRAETQSGSDLGKEIQKVIDEGKLVSDDLVVNLIDHNLDKPECKQGFLLDGFPRSITQAEKLDDMLKKRKTKLDAVIEFGIADSLLIKRITGRLIHPASGRSYHEEFAPPKVPMKDDITGEPLIRRSDDNAEALKKRLAVYHTQTQPLIDYYALQGIHYYVNATQSSKNVFKDIDRIFLRKIKQDEEKKSFFSRFF